In Nocardia yunnanensis, one DNA window encodes the following:
- a CDS encoding SDR family oxidoreductase: MTQSANASRPAVLVTGAAAGIGRAIAARFARQGWTVGLYDIDAAAVRTTAAEIGGHTITGAFDVTDPTGWDTALREFTDATGRLDLLVNNAGILYSGAFGDIPLPRHHRLIDVNIKGVLNGCHAALPHLLRTPGSQVVNLASASALYGQPGLATYGATKAAVRSLTEALDLEWRHHGIRVTDLLPLFVATDMMTEVSKGSKSAATLGVHLTPDDIAQAVWHTANQRRAWSGPHVLVGLQTKLTALANRLAPPALTRAVVGWISKPDQL, translated from the coding sequence ATGACCCAGTCCGCCAACGCTTCCCGCCCGGCCGTCCTCGTCACCGGCGCGGCCGCCGGCATCGGCCGCGCGATCGCCGCCCGTTTCGCCCGGCAAGGCTGGACGGTCGGCCTCTACGACATCGACGCCGCCGCGGTGCGCACCACCGCCGCCGAGATCGGCGGCCACACGATCACGGGCGCTTTCGATGTCACCGACCCCACCGGCTGGGACACGGCGTTGCGGGAATTCACCGACGCCACAGGCCGTCTCGACCTGCTGGTCAACAACGCGGGCATCCTCTACTCCGGCGCCTTCGGCGACATCCCGCTACCCCGCCACCACCGCCTGATCGACGTCAATATCAAGGGCGTCCTCAACGGCTGCCACGCCGCCCTCCCCCACCTGCTGCGCACCCCCGGCAGCCAGGTCGTCAACCTCGCCTCGGCCTCGGCCCTCTACGGCCAGCCCGGCCTGGCCACCTACGGGGCCACCAAGGCCGCCGTCCGCAGCCTCACCGAGGCCCTCGACCTGGAGTGGCGCCACCACGGCATCCGCGTCACCGACCTGCTCCCCCTGTTCGTGGCCACCGACATGATGACCGAGGTCAGCAAGGGCTCCAAGTCCGCCGCCACCCTGGGCGTCCACCTGACCCCCGACGACATCGCACAAGCCGTCTGGCACACCGCAAACCAACGCCGCGCCTGGTCCGGCCCCCACGTCCTGGTCGGCCTGCAAACCAAACTCACCGCCCTGGCCAACCGCCTCGCCCCACCCGCCCTCACCCGCGCGGTAGTCGGCTGGATCAGCAAACCCGATCAGCTCTGA
- a CDS encoding ArsR/SmtB family transcription factor: MDAVFKALADSTRRLLLDRLREHNGQTLRELCERVEMARQSVTQHLDILERAGLVTVLRRGRERVHYINPTPIHDIEQRWISVFDRPRLDVLRAIKNQAEEYAMSTTVPDYVYVTYIHATAEQVWKALTDADLTARYWGHANVSDWQEGSPWEHRRVDGSGAVDVVGKVLAADPPTKLVITFEDSPQEDRSPSVVTFLVESHRDIVRLTVTHENLPNEEMLQGISSGWPAVLANLKSLLETGEVLPQAPWDMERTVHA; the protein is encoded by the coding sequence ATGGACGCGGTATTCAAGGCTTTGGCCGACAGCACCCGCCGGCTGTTGCTGGACCGGCTGCGCGAGCACAACGGCCAGACCTTGCGGGAGTTGTGCGAACGCGTCGAGATGGCGCGGCAGTCGGTCACCCAGCACCTCGACATTCTCGAGCGCGCCGGGCTCGTCACCGTGCTGCGGCGCGGGCGCGAGCGGGTGCACTACATCAACCCCACCCCGATCCACGACATCGAGCAGCGCTGGATCTCCGTCTTCGACCGCCCCCGGCTGGACGTCCTGCGCGCCATCAAGAACCAGGCAGAGGAGTACGCCATGAGCACCACCGTGCCCGACTACGTCTACGTCACCTACATTCACGCCACCGCCGAACAGGTGTGGAAGGCGCTCACCGACGCCGATCTGACCGCCCGCTACTGGGGTCACGCGAATGTGTCGGACTGGCAGGAGGGTTCGCCCTGGGAGCACCGCCGCGTCGACGGCTCCGGCGCGGTCGACGTGGTCGGCAAGGTCCTCGCCGCCGACCCGCCCACCAAACTGGTCATCACCTTCGAGGATTCGCCCCAGGAGGACCGCTCACCGTCGGTCGTGACCTTCCTCGTCGAGTCCCACCGGGACATCGTCCGGCTCACCGTGACCCACGAGAACCTACCCAACGAGGAAATGCTGCAAGGGATTTCGAGCGGCTGGCCCGCCGTGCTGGCCAACCTCAAGTCGCTGCTGGAAACCGGGGAAGTCCTACCCCAGGCCCCCTGGGACATGGAACGCACCGTCCACGCCTGA
- a CDS encoding 3-hydroxyacyl-CoA dehydrogenase, translating to MKTADIVAVVTGGASGLGLATVRELHAAGAKVAILDLPSSDGKAIAEELGERVVFSPGDVTSEADVTAALDAAQGLGTLRIAVNCAGIGNAVKTVGKHGAFPLDAFTKIINVNLIGTFNVLRLAAERIAATEEADGERGVIVNTASVAAFDGQIGQAAYSASKGGIVGLTLPVARDLASYKIRVMTIAPGLFHTPLFATLPQQAIDALGAQVPHPSRLGDPTEYATLVRHIVENPMLNGEVIRLDGAIRMAPR from the coding sequence GTGAAGACAGCAGACATCGTCGCGGTGGTCACCGGCGGCGCTTCCGGACTCGGCCTGGCCACCGTGCGCGAACTGCACGCCGCCGGCGCGAAGGTCGCCATCCTCGATCTTCCCTCGTCCGACGGCAAGGCCATCGCCGAGGAACTCGGTGAGCGCGTGGTGTTCTCGCCCGGCGACGTGACCAGCGAGGCGGACGTGACCGCCGCGCTGGATGCCGCCCAGGGACTCGGCACGCTGCGAATCGCGGTGAACTGCGCGGGAATCGGCAATGCCGTCAAGACGGTCGGCAAGCACGGCGCGTTCCCCCTGGACGCCTTCACCAAGATCATCAACGTTAACCTGATCGGCACGTTCAACGTGTTGCGCCTGGCCGCCGAGCGCATCGCGGCGACCGAGGAGGCCGACGGCGAGCGCGGCGTCATCGTCAACACCGCCTCGGTCGCGGCCTTCGACGGTCAGATCGGTCAAGCCGCCTACTCCGCCTCCAAGGGCGGCATCGTCGGCCTGACCCTGCCGGTCGCCCGCGATCTCGCGTCCTACAAGATTCGCGTGATGACCATCGCGCCCGGCCTGTTCCACACGCCGCTGTTCGCCACCCTGCCCCAGCAGGCCATCGACGCCCTCGGCGCCCAGGTCCCCCACCCCTCCCGCCTGGGCGATCCCACCGAATACGCGACCCTGGTCCGCCACATCGTGGAGAACCCGATGCTCAACGGCGAGGTCATCCGCCTCGACGGCGCGATCCGCATGGCCCCGCGGTAG
- a CDS encoding MinD/ParA family ATP-binding protein: MDQDWSRWLDEVPETGESPGRAARSKAPVVRLRKRRGDGEDTAPAPRPILVVGGCGGAGTTTTTLGIAGEMGAAGAQTVAVDGTFAGSDLALRGADEHLSPISLQAWLYGRGDDEAAPLKECLSRATSGIGLLWRDPAPLRRRATYLTVARALGETGFTPVYDGGNPIASRHLRPLLEDADIALVLAIPARVDAANRLRVTLEWLDDQFGAHGEGQGDGIVGDTTIVVSHQLPGSDSRIAEHLREHLDGWVREIVEIPYDPHLARGELVRHSNLAAETRRAYRRLLAGVAS; the protein is encoded by the coding sequence ATGGATCAGGACTGGAGCCGCTGGCTCGACGAGGTGCCCGAAACGGGTGAATCGCCGGGCCGTGCCGCGCGTTCCAAGGCTCCGGTGGTGCGCTTGCGCAAGCGCCGCGGCGACGGTGAGGACACCGCGCCGGCACCGCGCCCGATCCTGGTGGTGGGTGGTTGCGGCGGCGCCGGCACCACCACCACGACACTGGGCATCGCGGGGGAGATGGGCGCCGCCGGCGCCCAAACCGTCGCCGTGGACGGCACTTTCGCGGGCAGCGACCTAGCGTTGCGCGGCGCCGACGAGCATCTGAGCCCGATCAGCCTGCAGGCCTGGCTCTACGGCCGCGGCGACGACGAGGCCGCCCCGCTCAAGGAATGCCTCTCGCGCGCCACCTCCGGAATCGGGCTGCTGTGGCGCGATCCCGCGCCGCTGCGCCGCCGCGCCACCTATCTCACCGTCGCTCGCGCGCTGGGCGAGACCGGGTTCACCCCGGTGTACGACGGCGGCAATCCTATCGCCAGCCGCCACCTGCGCCCCCTGCTCGAGGACGCGGATATCGCGCTGGTGCTGGCGATTCCGGCGCGCGTGGACGCGGCCAACCGGCTGCGGGTGACCCTGGAGTGGCTCGACGACCAGTTCGGCGCGCACGGCGAGGGGCAGGGCGACGGGATCGTCGGCGACACCACGATCGTCGTGTCACATCAGTTGCCGGGCAGCGATTCTCGGATCGCTGAGCATTTGCGGGAACATTTGGACGGTTGGGTTCGCGAAATCGTCGAGATACCCTATGACCCGCACCTCGCACGCGGAGAGTTGGTGCGGCACAGCAACCTGGCCGCCGAGACACGCCGTGCGTATCGCCGCCTGCTTGCTGGAGTGGCATCATGA
- a CDS encoding SCO6880 family protein, producing MTVTDTYERRSYGLWNKPRSAGLFGLRWGETVVGFAVVITALLTALVAGPMPAAVVAGIGTVVMVPLVWRSGGRSGYENGLMMFHWLRGRSKGEHVYRGGRFSRIPGGVTRLPGLMAPSRLYEGIDAGGYSFGMIHLPQFAQYTVVLRAWPQGHEAVDQPVIDRWVGAWGTFLASLGQTSDIVAVVPVIDTVPETGNRLLAEVSTITRPEAPDLAQQVMYELATELPQERVQLLPRVAITFKATTAERRKNPAEEAVEIGRRLPGICAALAEAGVRAQPMAAEEIISFIRRSYDPAAQADLEVAASEPGGHGLDWADAGPVSHEERWDHFIHDGGRSVTWEMDTAPEGAVDERVLQRLLAPNPEVPRKRITIVYRPHSAGDAAQIVDDDFKNALVAQQSERGVVSAAATLRVGATQQAREEQARGHGVTRFGALVTITEPLRGDLPRIEAITRDLSTQARLKIRRCYRYQAAAFAASLGCGVILPEHATIPKALAG from the coding sequence ATGACCGTGACCGACACCTACGAGCGCCGCTCGTACGGACTGTGGAACAAGCCCCGCAGCGCCGGCCTTTTCGGCTTGCGCTGGGGCGAGACCGTGGTGGGTTTCGCCGTCGTGATCACCGCGCTGCTCACGGCGCTGGTGGCGGGCCCGATGCCCGCCGCCGTGGTGGCGGGCATCGGCACGGTCGTGATGGTTCCCCTGGTGTGGCGGTCGGGTGGCCGCTCCGGCTACGAGAACGGATTGATGATGTTCCATTGGCTGCGTGGCCGTTCCAAGGGCGAGCACGTGTACCGCGGCGGACGCTTCTCCCGGATTCCCGGCGGCGTCACCCGGTTGCCCGGGCTGATGGCCCCGTCGCGGCTCTACGAGGGCATCGACGCCGGCGGCTACAGCTTCGGCATGATCCACCTGCCCCAATTCGCCCAGTACACAGTGGTGCTGCGGGCCTGGCCGCAGGGCCACGAGGCCGTCGACCAGCCGGTCATCGACCGCTGGGTGGGCGCGTGGGGCACCTTCCTGGCGTCGCTGGGCCAGACCTCCGACATCGTGGCGGTGGTGCCGGTCATCGACACCGTGCCCGAGACCGGAAACCGTTTGCTCGCCGAGGTTTCCACCATCACCCGCCCCGAGGCCCCGGATCTGGCACAGCAGGTCATGTACGAGCTGGCCACCGAACTGCCGCAGGAGCGGGTGCAACTGCTACCGCGAGTGGCCATCACCTTCAAGGCCACCACCGCCGAGCGCCGCAAGAACCCGGCCGAGGAGGCGGTCGAGATCGGCCGCCGCCTGCCCGGCATCTGCGCGGCGCTGGCGGAGGCCGGGGTCCGCGCCCAGCCGATGGCCGCCGAGGAGATCATCTCCTTCATCCGCCGCAGCTACGATCCGGCCGCACAGGCCGATCTCGAGGTGGCGGCCAGCGAACCCGGTGGGCACGGCCTGGATTGGGCCGACGCGGGCCCGGTCTCGCACGAGGAGCGCTGGGACCATTTCATCCACGACGGCGGCCGCTCGGTCACCTGGGAGATGGACACCGCCCCCGAGGGCGCGGTCGACGAGCGGGTCCTGCAACGGCTGCTGGCCCCGAATCCGGAGGTGCCGCGCAAGCGCATCACCATCGTCTACCGGCCGCACTCCGCCGGTGACGCCGCCCAGATCGTGGACGACGACTTCAAGAACGCCTTGGTCGCACAGCAATCCGAGCGCGGCGTCGTCTCCGCGGCGGCGACCCTGCGCGTCGGGGCTACCCAGCAGGCGCGCGAGGAGCAGGCGCGCGGGCACGGGGTGACCCGATTCGGCGCGCTGGTCACCATCACCGAACCGCTGCGCGGCGACCTGCCGCGCATCGAGGCCATCACCCGGGACCTGTCGACGCAGGCCCGCTTGAAGATTCGTCGCTGTTACCGCTATCAAGCGGCCGCCTTCGCGGCCTCCCTCGGCTGCGGGGTGATCCTCCCCGAACACGCCACCATTCCGAAAGCGCTTGCGGGGTAA